TGCGGACCTGAACCGGAGAAAATTGATTCCGAAACGTTACAGGGAAAGATCACTCTTTCCGGCGCGTGGGCTCTCTATCCCATGGTCGTGACATGGGCCGAAGCCTTTCAGAAGGAAAATCCAGGTGTTATGGTCGAAGTATCTGCAGGAGGGGCAGGGAAAGGAATGGCCGATGCCCTTTCCGGGACTGTGGATCTTGGCATGGTTTCCAGGGATATCTCGATGGAGGAAGTCGCCCAGGGTGCCTGGTGGATTTCAGTCGTCCGGGATGCAGTTGTCCCCACGGTGAATGTCTCGAACCCGCTTCTCGATCAACTTCTGGCCAGGGGAATGGATCGGGAGACCCTGCGGTCAATCTGGATCACGGGAAAGACTCAGAACTGGAAGGAGAGTCCTGGAAATGAACCTCCTCTTTCCATCCATGTCTACACCCGATCCGATGCCTGTGGTGCGGCCAAGACCTGGGCTGACTTCCTGGGTGGGGAACAGGAAGATCTTATGGGAGTCGGAGTCTATGGCGATCCCGGCCTGGCCGAAGCGGTACGGAGTGATCCCCTGGGGATCGGGTACAACAATATCAACTATGCCTATGACCGATCTACCCGGCACGCAAATCAGGGAATCCGCGTACTGCCCATCGATCTGAATGGGAGTGGATCCATTGAACCCGAGGAAGACGTATATGGGACTCTCGACTCGATTACCGAGGCGATCGCGAAAGGTATCTATCCTTCTCCGCCTGCCAGGGATCTTCACCTTGTGACAAAGGGTGTACCTGAACGGAAACTGGTCCGATCCTTTCTTCTCTGGATCCTCAAGGATGGTCAGAGATTTGTCGAGCCTGCCGGGTATATTGCACTCCCGGAAGCAAAGCTTCAGGACCAGATGAAATCCCTGATCGATCCAGCGGCCGTGCAGCCCTGATACCCATGCGTCGGTTCCTGGATAGCTCGGCCAGGAGAGGGATGCAGCTTCTTTCCTTCTTCAGTCTGGTTCTCATGGTCACCATAGGTATCGCACTGCTGGTGAAATCTCTGCCGATTTTAAAGGCTCACAACCTGAGTGACCTTCTCCTGGGTTCGAGCTTCAAACCTCTTCGGGGCGAGTTCGGCTTCCTTCCATTTCTGGTTGGAACCCTGTGGGTGACGGGAATTGCCGTTGGAATTGCCTTCCCTCTATCTCTTCTTTCGGCTCTGTACCTGTCAGAGTACGCTCCCGGTTCTCTGCGAAACGCGTTCCGGCCCCTTATCGATCTTCTTGCAGGAATCCCTTCCGTCATCTACGGTGTCTGGGGAATCGTCGTCTTTGTGCCGCTTGTCCGGGATCACCTGGCCCCCGCCATGGGCCGGTTTTCATCCGGGTATTCGGTTCTCACGGCAGGTATTGTGCTGGCGGTCATGATCCTTCCCGTCGTGATTCATGTTCTTCTTGAGGTCTTTTCCGCGGTTCCGGTGGAATCTAGGGAAGCGGCTCTCTCTCTTGGAGCCACCCGCTGGCAGGCCGTAAAGCACGTCGTTCTTCGACGATCCATTACGGGGATCATTGCCGCCTGTGTTCTGGGGCTCACCCGGGCGTTTGGAGAGACCATGGCCGTACTGATGGTTGCGGGTAATGTACCGGTTATCCCCCGGTCTCTTCTGGATGCCGGGTATCCGCTTCCGGCTTTGATTGCCAACAATTACGGCGAAATGATGTCCATCCCCCTTTATGATTCGGCGCTGATGCTGGCCGCCCTGCTTCTCTTTGGTGTCATTCTCTTCTTTTCGATTCTTTCCCGCTGGGTACTGGTGCGGATAGAGAGGAGGACCCTGTGATCCGGCGATGGGTACGATGGGAGGAAAGGTTTTTTGTGGGCTTGATGATTGGAGCCACATTGCTGATCGCGCTTACCCTCCTGTCCATCGTTGGAACCATCGTGATCAAGGGACTCCCGGCGATGAGCCTGGATATGGTGTTGAAAACTCCCCGCGGAGGGTTTTATCTCGGAAAGGAGGGAGGGATTCTCAACGCCATTCTCGGGTCTCTCTTTCTGACCGGTGGTTCTACGCTTCTGGCTCTCGGATTGAGCCTCCCGGTGGCGTTATACCTGAACCTCTATGCAAGAAAGGGATCGCCCACAGCTCATCTCGTTCGACTTGCCCTGGACCTTCTCTGGGGGGTCCCTTCCATTGTCTACGGGGCTTTCGGGTTTACTCTCATGATTGCGATGGGGATGAAGGCTTCCCTTCTGGCTGGCATTATCACTGTGACCCTTCTAATCATTCCGATTATGGCCCGTGCGATGGATGAAGTGATCAGTATGGTCCCGACGGAGCTTGTGGAAGCCTCTCTCAGCCTGGGGGCAACCCGTCTGGAAACGGCGTTGCGCGTTGTGGTTCGACAGGCTTTCCCCGGACTGCTGAGTGCTGTTCTTATTGCCGCGGGACGGGGAGTGGGGGATGCGGCAAGTGTTTTATTTACGGCCGGATTTTCTGATGCCGTGCCATCGTCCCTTCTTGATCCCGTTGCAACCCTGCCCCTTGCCATCTTTTTTCAGCTGGGAACTCCATTTCCCGAAGTCCAACAGAGAGCCTATGCCTCTGCCATGATTCTTACCATCCTGATCCTGCTCCTGTCAGGGAGTGCAAGATGGATATCCCGTCGCTGGATACGCCACGTTGTGAAATAGGAGATACCATGTCGACTCACATTTCCGTTGAAAACCTGAACGTACATTATGGAAAAGCGCAGGCACTGCATTCCATCAATATGGAAATCCCGGATCGTGCAATCACCGCCATTATCGGGCCCTCAGGGTGCGGAAAATCGACACTTCTCCGTACATTCAATCGACTTGTAGATACGGTGGAGGGAACTTCAGTCTCGGGCAGCGTTCTGGTTGATGGCGAAGATATCTATGCGCGGAATGCGGATGTGACAAGGATTCGTCGAAAGATGGGTCTCCTTTCCCAGCGTCCCTTTCCACTGCCAATGTCCATTTATGACAACGTCGCCTATGGTCCGAGAATCCATGGAACGCCAAACCGCAAGGATCTGGATGCTATCGTGGAAAAGTACCTGAAGATGTCCAGCCTCTGGGAGGAAGTGAAGGATCGCCTCCATGAGCCTGCTACAAGGCTTTCCATCGGTCAGCAGCAGAGGCTCTGCCTGGCCCGCGGCCTGGCGGTAGAACCGGAAATCATCCTGGCGGATGAACCGACCTCGGCCCTTGATCCCGTAGCCAGCCAAAGGATTGAGCAGCGTTTTAAAGCATTGAAAGACAGTTACACCATCATCCTGGTTACTCATATCCTTCGGCAGGCGCGACGGCTGGCCGATTATGTGATCTTCCTTTACATGGGAGAGCTAATAGAGCATGGAAAAGCGGAGGACGTTTTCTCAAGTCCGAAAGAACCCCTGACCCGTGATTACATCATGGGTACAATCAGTTGAGGGCAGCCGAATGAGGTTGTAAATCCTTTCTTGAAAAGAAAGGCCGTTTCTGACACAATACAGACGTGTTCACCCTACCGAACCTTCTGACGATTTTACGGATTTTTCTGGTCCCCATTCTTGTCGTTGTTCTGCTGACCCGATTTGAAAACAGGGAATACATCGGTCTGATCATCTTCTGGCTGGCCTCAATCACTGACTTTCTTGACGGGTATCTTGCCCGTAAATATTCACAGGTGACCACACTGGGAAAGCTCCTTGATCCAATCGCGGACAAGCTGTTAATTTCGAGTGCATTCATTTCACTTGTAGAACTGGGCCTGGCTCCCGCATGGATGGTTCTCATCATCATTGGTCGTGAATTTGCCGTCAACGGGCTTCGCAACGTCATTATCGAAAAGGGGCTTGTTCTCTCGGCCAGCAGGCTGGGGAAATTTAAAATGGGATCCCAGGTTGTATGTATTTCACTTCTTATCCTGGGGGAAAAACTGGGAGAATTCGCCTTTCTGGGGAATGTTGCGCTGTGGGTCGTTCTTGTCGCAGCGATCGGGTCGATGGTAGATTATTTCGCCAAATTCTGGATCCTTCTCTTTCCAAAGAATACTGAATGACAAACAGGGCCAGGATTCGAAAGACATTTTTCAGCGGGCTGATCCTGCTTCTGCCTCTTTGGGTGACCCTTTCCCTCACCGCGTTCATCATCAAGAGGATCACGTCTTTTGTCAGCCCCGGGATATCCAAGATTTTCGAAGCGCTGGAGATCGATATTTCCGCGCCTCTTCTCTATGTCCTCTCCCTGGTCATCGCTCTTCTCCTGATCTACCTGGTGGGCCTTCTGGGACGCAGGGCGGCAGGAAAAGCCGTCATGGCATCCCTGGACAGGCTTTTCCTCAGAATTCCGGTGCTAAAAACGATCTATGCCAGCACACAGCAGATTCTCAGCGCCTTTCAGGGAACCAAAACACGAACCTTCCAGAAGGTCGTGTTAATCGAATATCCAAGACCGGGGATTCAGACCCTTGCCTTCGTCACCAACCAGATGGGGGAGTATCTGACTCTTTTCATCCCGACGACACCCAACCCGACTTCCGGCTGGCTGGCTCTGATGAAGGAGGAAGATTGTATCACGGTGGATCTTACGCCTGATGAGGCACTCAAGCTGATTATCTCCGGAGGGATCATCCTACCCAAACACTTCACTTTCCAGGCACTGACTCGACCGTGATGCAATTTCTGATCCGACACTATCGAAAGGTCGCTTTTGCAACCGTCCTGATCACCATCGGATGCGTCTTTATCATTCCGGGGCTTCAGATAGAAACGGATATCGTCAAACAGATGCCTCAGGATAACAAGGTTTTTGAAACCTTCCGTCATGCTGTCGAAGATGTGGGTACCCTGGATGTCTTTCTGATCATCCTTCGCCTGGATCCCGATTCCGATATGGATACGATCACCCATTTTGCCGATGAACTGGCTGTAAATGTGGAACGTTTGCCCGATATCCGACGGGTGGAATATCGGCTTCCCGATCCCCTTGCCTATTATGGAAGGCTGCTTCCCCATCTCATGGCGATGTCTTCCGACGAAGAATGGGAGGCTGTTCGGGCTCGTCTCGAAACCGGTGCCATCGAACGCAACCTTGCCCTCGTCAAGAGCCGTCTCCAGACACCGCTCTCCGGAACAGTAAAAGGCTGGCTTCGAAACGATCCTCTGAACTTCCTGGAAATCTTCCAGGATCGCCTGACCCAGGACGGACAGGGTTTTTCCCTCGATTTCGGGACCGGCTACTTTCTTTCCGGGGATCACCGCTTTCTGATCCTTATCGCCCGTCCCATGCGCCCGGCACAGGATATCCTTTTCTCCCGTGAACTTGTGAGGGAAGTGAAAGAAGTGGAAGAGCGCACCCTGGGAGAATTTCGAAAGTCACAGGACCTGCCTGAGTTTCAGGTCACAATTGAACATGGGGGCGGATACGTCATCGCCATCGAAGACGGTGCGATCGTCAAGTCGGACATGTTGCGCAATATGGCGACGTCGTTTATTGGCGTTCTCATCCTCTTCCTCTTTGCCTTCCGAAGATACGGTTCCCTGATCTTTGCCGCCATTCCCATTGCCGTGGGGATGCTGCTTACCTTCACCTTTGCGACCCTTGTCATGAAAGAGGTGAATGCCGCCTCCTCCGCCTTTGCCGCTCTTCTTATCGGGCTGGCCATCGATTTCATTATTGTCACGTATGCCCGTTACATCGAGGAGAGGGGGCACGGGATCGATTGTGAGGGAGCCTGCAGGCTCCTGTCCCGCACCGTGTATCCGCCTATATTTATCGGCGCCATCACGACCGCAGCGACCTTCGCATCCTTCGGTGTGACGACTCTGCCCGGACTTCGGGAGCTGGGGCTTCTGACCTCGACGGGAATCCTGATCTGCATGGCCACAATTTTCATCCTTCTCCCCACGATGTTACTTATGGATGCCGGGAAGAAGAGAGTGTCCCGCCTCTATCTCCATTCCTTCGGTTCCGATCAGATTGTTCGATTCTCCATCCGCCATACCTGGATCATCCTGATTGGATCGATTGTCATTACTATAGTCTGCATCTATCTGGCAGTCGGAATTCCCTTTATCGATGATGCCAACACGATGCGAAGCCCTGACAACCGGGGTGTTGTGCTTCGGAAGGAACTCGCTGAATCCTTCGGAACGACCTTCTCCCCCATGATGGTCCTGGTTGAAGCTCCTTCGGAAGATGAGCTTGTGGAGCGAAACTCCAGGCTCAAGGACTTTTTGAATCAGCTCAAGTCTGAAGGGGTGATCACAGGACATGCGGGCCTCTATCAGCT
The sequence above is a segment of the Thermoanaerobaculia bacterium genome. Coding sequences within it:
- a CDS encoding PstS family phosphate ABC transporter substrate-binding protein, coding for MFRNFLCVVLFIACLASIGCGPEPEKIDSETLQGKITLSGAWALYPMVVTWAEAFQKENPGVMVEVSAGGAGKGMADALSGTVDLGMVSRDISMEEVAQGAWWISVVRDAVVPTVNVSNPLLDQLLARGMDRETLRSIWITGKTQNWKESPGNEPPLSIHVYTRSDACGAAKTWADFLGGEQEDLMGVGVYGDPGLAEAVRSDPLGIGYNNINYAYDRSTRHANQGIRVLPIDLNGSGSIEPEEDVYGTLDSITEAIAKGIYPSPPARDLHLVTKGVPERKLVRSFLLWILKDGQRFVEPAGYIALPEAKLQDQMKSLIDPAAVQP
- the pstC gene encoding phosphate ABC transporter permease subunit PstC, with product MQLLSFFSLVLMVTIGIALLVKSLPILKAHNLSDLLLGSSFKPLRGEFGFLPFLVGTLWVTGIAVGIAFPLSLLSALYLSEYAPGSLRNAFRPLIDLLAGIPSVIYGVWGIVVFVPLVRDHLAPAMGRFSSGYSVLTAGIVLAVMILPVVIHVLLEVFSAVPVESREAALSLGATRWQAVKHVVLRRSITGIIAACVLGLTRAFGETMAVLMVAGNVPVIPRSLLDAGYPLPALIANNYGEMMSIPLYDSALMLAALLLFGVILFFSILSRWVLVRIERRTL
- the pstA gene encoding phosphate ABC transporter permease PstA translates to MIRRWVRWEERFFVGLMIGATLLIALTLLSIVGTIVIKGLPAMSLDMVLKTPRGGFYLGKEGGILNAILGSLFLTGGSTLLALGLSLPVALYLNLYARKGSPTAHLVRLALDLLWGVPSIVYGAFGFTLMIAMGMKASLLAGIITVTLLIIPIMARAMDEVISMVPTELVEASLSLGATRLETALRVVVRQAFPGLLSAVLIAAGRGVGDAASVLFTAGFSDAVPSSLLDPVATLPLAIFFQLGTPFPEVQQRAYASAMILTILILLLSGSARWISRRWIRHVVK
- the pstB gene encoding phosphate ABC transporter ATP-binding protein PstB is translated as MDIPSLDTPRCEIGDTMSTHISVENLNVHYGKAQALHSINMEIPDRAITAIIGPSGCGKSTLLRTFNRLVDTVEGTSVSGSVLVDGEDIYARNADVTRIRRKMGLLSQRPFPLPMSIYDNVAYGPRIHGTPNRKDLDAIVEKYLKMSSLWEEVKDRLHEPATRLSIGQQQRLCLARGLAVEPEIILADEPTSALDPVASQRIEQRFKALKDSYTIILVTHILRQARRLADYVIFLYMGELIEHGKAEDVFSSPKEPLTRDYIMGTIS
- the pgsA gene encoding CDP-diacylglycerol--glycerol-3-phosphate 3-phosphatidyltransferase, translating into MFTLPNLLTILRIFLVPILVVVLLTRFENREYIGLIIFWLASITDFLDGYLARKYSQVTTLGKLLDPIADKLLISSAFISLVELGLAPAWMVLIIIGREFAVNGLRNVIIEKGLVLSASRLGKFKMGSQVVCISLLILGEKLGEFAFLGNVALWVVLVAAIGSMVDYFAKFWILLFPKNTE
- a CDS encoding DUF502 domain-containing protein, yielding MTNRARIRKTFFSGLILLLPLWVTLSLTAFIIKRITSFVSPGISKIFEALEIDISAPLLYVLSLVIALLLIYLVGLLGRRAAGKAVMASLDRLFLRIPVLKTIYASTQQILSAFQGTKTRTFQKVVLIEYPRPGIQTLAFVTNQMGEYLTLFIPTTPNPTSGWLALMKEEDCITVDLTPDEALKLIISGGIILPKHFTFQALTRP
- a CDS encoding MMPL family transporter; this translates as MQFLIRHYRKVAFATVLITIGCVFIIPGLQIETDIVKQMPQDNKVFETFRHAVEDVGTLDVFLIILRLDPDSDMDTITHFADELAVNVERLPDIRRVEYRLPDPLAYYGRLLPHLMAMSSDEEWEAVRARLETGAIERNLALVKSRLQTPLSGTVKGWLRNDPLNFLEIFQDRLTQDGQGFSLDFGTGYFLSGDHRFLILIARPMRPAQDILFSRELVREVKEVEERTLGEFRKSQDLPEFQVTIEHGGGYVIAIEDGAIVKSDMLRNMATSFIGVLILFLFAFRRYGSLIFAAIPIAVGMLLTFTFATLVMKEVNAASSAFAALLIGLAIDFIIVTYARYIEERGHGIDCEGACRLLSRTVYPPIFIGAITTAATFASFGVTTLPGLRELGLLTSTGILICMATIFILLPTMLLMDAGKKRVSRLYLHSFGSDQIVRFSIRHTWIILIGSIVITIVCIYLAVGIPFIDDANTMRSPDNRGVVLRKELAESFGTTFSPMMVLVEAPSEDELVERNSRLKDFLNQLKSEGVITGHAGLYQLLPSISWQQENIERRKSEFTPEHVEEIRRVFTTTCQKLELNVGVFETFLGTFSKTLENPTPITIASLPEHDPLIQQFIRRSEGKVESIVSIYPPQGMWRREPPPTLESWIDKQGEGMTLTGVNVLSREIRTIARRDAFRATVLGFVLVFILLYLDFKKLSLTFFSLIPLVFGILWMLGTMRLLDIPLNSMNIFVIAMIIGIGVDYGIHVVHRYMEGKDDPWASVARTGNAIIVAALSTMIGFGTLTMSHFPGLRSMGLLAILGAAYCALASLTVFPVFIKVAHLFRRDNS